In Mucilaginibacter celer, one DNA window encodes the following:
- a CDS encoding hexameric tyrosine-coordinated heme protein encodes MSESVELIPGNTLITATPQEGRELAIKMARLIIKVTQPDAEVRGRLRGIYAEDAAMLIAVGQTVATEFAVIAAANNYWR; translated from the coding sequence ATGTCTGAATCTGTAGAACTCATCCCCGGCAACACCCTGATCACGGCAACACCGCAGGAAGGCCGCGAGCTTGCCATAAAAATGGCCAGGCTTATTATTAAAGTAACCCAACCCGATGCCGAAGTACGCGGCAGATTACGAGGCATTTATGCCGAAGATGCCGCCATGCTGATAGCCGTTGGCCAAACCGTTGCTACCGAATTTGCTGTAATAGCAGCCGCCAACAACTACTGGCGATAA
- a CDS encoding AraC family transcriptional regulator — protein sequence MKHFNDFAPLPFEKAASCLPFKIHTIQSVRDNGIDLPNNYFMLIWITAGSGHYRLNLQKQGISINQLLLIKPGQLHDLNFGGGLQGYVISFTDSFLDADDYGRETTYGHFYQLFSMMQSTTIDAELAEDMLDITEIMMKEYSRHNLYRAEILKRYFKIFLIYLSRQFEAVSQPAKPSRNTEILQNFTGLLEKNFREYKMVSDYADQLSVTPNYLNEVVKKLTGQSAGHHIRQRVASEAKRQAVYPDSCMKQIAYDLGFCDLAHFSKFFKNATGTNFSDYRKQGTLLQPAI from the coding sequence ATGAAACACTTCAACGATTTTGCGCCGCTACCTTTTGAAAAAGCAGCCAGTTGTCTGCCTTTCAAAATTCACACAATCCAATCGGTTCGGGATAATGGGATCGATCTCCCAAACAATTATTTTATGCTGATATGGATCACGGCCGGCAGTGGCCACTACAGGCTCAATTTGCAAAAACAGGGTATCAGCATCAATCAACTGTTGCTCATAAAGCCAGGGCAACTGCACGATCTTAATTTTGGCGGGGGCTTGCAGGGTTATGTAATTTCGTTTACTGATTCATTTTTAGATGCCGATGATTACGGTCGCGAAACTACCTACGGGCATTTTTATCAATTATTCAGCATGATGCAAAGTACTACAATTGATGCCGAGCTGGCCGAAGACATGCTGGATATTACCGAAATAATGATGAAAGAATACAGCAGGCACAATTTATACCGGGCCGAGATTTTAAAACGTTATTTCAAAATATTCCTGATTTATTTATCGCGCCAGTTTGAGGCCGTGTCGCAGCCCGCAAAACCGTCACGCAATACCGAAATATTACAAAACTTTACGGGCCTGCTTGAGAAAAACTTCCGTGAGTACAAAATGGTGTCTGATTATGCCGATCAACTGTCGGTTACGCCCAATTATCTTAATGAGGTTGTGAAAAAATTAACAGGCCAGTCGGCAGGCCATCACATCCGCCAGCGCGTGGCCAGCGAAGCCAAACGGCAGGCTGTGTATCCCGACAGTTGCATGAAACAGATAGCATATGACCTGGGTTTTTGCGATCTGGCACATTTCAGCAAATTTTTTAAAAACGCCACGGGTACCAATTTTTCAGATTACCGGAAACAGGGTACCTTGCTGCAGCCGGCTATTTAA
- a CDS encoding sensor histidine kinase: MSINIIIRLPYYKLILINHISVLAISTIVLLLVALAFAFNLYYLKRHSNFLLIEKQKEINEQNQSLQLLIADKDRLIDEKNWLLKEVHHRVKNNLQIVMSLLNTQSAFLKNNAALTAIRESQNRVQSIALIHQKLYASLSVAYIDIAVYINELINYLGDSYDVYDKGIRFEQTIEPVKMDVTQAIPVGLMLNEAITNAIKYAFAGAKGTIKIGLETLDDAHIILQISDNGIGLPADFDIKEASSLGMEMMKALSKQLDGDFKIESNNGVLITLVFGAEKKFGNLDNEDS, from the coding sequence GTGAGCATCAATATAATTATCCGGCTGCCTTATTATAAATTGATACTGATTAACCACATATCTGTGTTAGCCATCAGTACTATCGTCCTTTTATTGGTGGCTTTGGCATTCGCTTTCAATCTATATTATTTAAAGCGTCACAGTAACTTCCTGTTAATTGAAAAGCAAAAGGAAATTAATGAACAAAACCAAAGCCTGCAGCTTTTAATTGCCGATAAAGACCGCTTAATTGACGAAAAAAACTGGCTGCTAAAAGAAGTGCATCACCGGGTTAAAAACAACCTGCAAATAGTGATGAGCCTGCTCAATACCCAATCGGCTTTTTTAAAAAATAATGCCGCGCTTACCGCCATCCGTGAAAGCCAAAACCGGGTTCAATCAATAGCTCTTATTCATCAAAAATTGTATGCCAGCTTAAGCGTGGCTTATATTGATATAGCTGTTTACATTAATGAACTGATTAATTACCTGGGCGATAGTTATGATGTATATGACAAGGGCATCAGGTTTGAACAAACTATTGAGCCTGTAAAAATGGATGTAACCCAGGCTATTCCGGTAGGCCTTATGCTTAATGAGGCCATAACCAATGCCATTAAATATGCTTTTGCAGGTGCTAAAGGAACCATTAAAATAGGCCTCGAAACACTGGATGATGCGCACATTATACTACAAATAAGTGATAATGGCATAGGCCTGCCCGCAGACTTTGATATTAAGGAAGCATCATCATTAGGTATGGAAATGATGAAGGCGCTAAGCAAGCAACTTGATGGTGATTTTAAAATAGAAAGCAACAATGGTGTATTGATTACGCTTGTTTTTGGTGCCGAAAAAAAATT